Proteins from a genomic interval of Rhizoctonia solani chromosome 12, complete sequence:
- a CDS encoding Retrotransposable element Tf2 protein, with translation MLPLFTISITPEKKAEHLEVLIDSGATSSFMHPCTAESLCLPLIDLPSPHTVTMLDGLSPQAGKIWKKANLTFSFDGKHMTETFLICNTGSHAAILGLKWLDSHNPEINWNLRTLSFPHTPPEHVSIAKEEEADKDPLEGVPPKYHQYAKVFGEEEFNKLPPH, from the coding sequence ATGTTGCCCCTCTTCACAATCTCAATCACACCAGAAAAGAAAGCGgaacacttagaagtcctgattgactcaggcgccacctcatccttcATGCACCCCTgtaccgcggaatcactctgcctcccactcatagatctcccttcaccccacaccgtcactatgcttgatgggttgagcccccaggctggaaaaatctggaagaaggcaaatcttaccttctcctttgatggcaaacatatgacagagaccttcctaatctgcaacacagggtctcatgccgccatcttggggttgaaatggttggataGCCACAACCCGGAAATCAATTGGAACTTGCgtaccctctccttcccccacacGCCCCCAGAACATGTGtccattgccaaagaagaggaagctgacaaagacccgcttgaaggagtaccccccaaataccatcaatatgccaaggtatttggggaagaagaattcaataagcttcccccacattga